The following are encoded in a window of Natranaeroarchaeum aerophilus genomic DNA:
- a CDS encoding glycosyltransferase, with protein sequence MVTAPLGSLILLLAWLVFVLYSVSILTWLGQVFVLGRNQLVSEEELAYDHEDVQVRILTIGAEAVVQATVDSVPDEVKDVHVIAERDIDIDGATVHVVPEEFECTARHKGRALEWARRHVPCTREFVLYLDEDTIVQNFRGLPDADIVQITEKPLFTGSWLAFFAETFRIGYQYEQRSFGWFNYPLYAWGGGIAIRKSLEDELTWDAETITEDTNFVWRAAESRDLDFRVLNLKFRNQAPPSIRGMFRQRRRWFAGTQHSTGLLPARYKLLFAFRMFTWALSPLIPLLSLVLFAFPQFVPEPAYYQIGSLTLFATLFFITLLGTVVYLPRERITLLAIPLTPLVVVLNTAGALWALVSPVHTFAVTEKVAPVTEHVDPEIIEQVHPQLEDGAFSGHDGAGRLITDGGEDIATDGDETGDDD encoded by the coding sequence ATGGTTACCGCTCCCCTCGGCAGCCTGATCTTGCTGCTTGCCTGGCTGGTGTTCGTTCTCTACTCCGTCTCGATTCTCACCTGGCTGGGACAGGTGTTCGTTCTCGGTCGAAACCAGCTCGTCTCCGAGGAGGAGCTGGCCTACGATCACGAGGACGTGCAAGTACGGATCCTCACCATCGGGGCCGAAGCCGTCGTCCAGGCGACGGTCGATTCCGTCCCCGACGAGGTCAAGGACGTCCACGTGATCGCCGAGCGCGACATCGATATCGACGGGGCGACTGTCCACGTAGTCCCCGAGGAGTTCGAGTGTACGGCCCGACACAAGGGGCGCGCGCTCGAATGGGCGCGCCGGCACGTTCCCTGCACGCGCGAGTTCGTCCTCTATCTGGACGAGGATACGATCGTTCAGAATTTCCGGGGCCTCCCCGATGCTGACATCGTCCAGATTACGGAGAAACCGCTGTTTACCGGCTCGTGGCTTGCCTTTTTCGCCGAGACGTTCCGGATCGGCTACCAGTACGAACAGCGCTCGTTCGGCTGGTTCAACTACCCACTGTACGCGTGGGGCGGCGGAATTGCGATCAGGAAATCGCTCGAAGACGAACTGACCTGGGACGCCGAGACGATTACCGAGGACACGAACTTCGTCTGGCGTGCCGCGGAGTCCCGTGATCTCGATTTCCGCGTATTGAATCTGAAGTTCCGGAATCAGGCCCCGCCGTCGATTCGGGGGATGTTCCGACAGCGCCGTCGCTGGTTTGCCGGAACACAACATTCGACAGGTCTGCTCCCAGCGCGATACAAACTTTTGTTCGCGTTTCGGATGTTCACGTGGGCGCTGTCACCACTGATTCCGCTGCTCTCGCTCGTCCTGTTTGCGTTTCCACAGTTCGTCCCCGAACCAGCCTACTATCAGATCGGCTCACTCACTCTCTTCGCGACGCTCTTTTTCATCACCTTGCTCGGGACGGTCGTCTATCTCCCCCGCGAGCGCATCACGTTGCTTGCGATCCCGCTCACGCCGCTGGTGGTCGTGTTGAACACCGCCGGCGCGCTGTGGGCACTCGTCTCCCCGGTGCACACCTTCGCCGTGACGGAGAAAGTCGCACCGGTCACCGAGCACGTCGATCCCGAAATCATCGAACAGGTGCATCCACAGCTCGAAGACGGGGCGTTCTCGGGTCACGACGGAGCCGGGCGGCTGATCACCGATGGTGGGGAGGATATAGCCACGGATGGCGACGAAACAGGAGACGATGACTGA
- a CDS encoding glycoside hydrolase family 16 protein: MPVDQSRRRHLLVTLGALAGSGCLIDDGGDAAPPVGDPERWRLVVDEQWERFDTDRWAVGFIDREEWIPDDDATVSSDHVTVRDGQCLLEVESTGAGPEGCFQGVINSSAGGEPHHPGAGIPIDPVPGQYVEASFKLPDRRGVLPGFWMHPANMHWPPEIDIIELLPDGESGRGAHVDVHWSRSGEPADMETHEHSPQSVDVDSTVSEEFNTYGCAWFEDRIEWYVNDRRVRTLSGPPAMLESLTASAARPFGLIFSNHVNRLGQAPLDKEWTEQLVIDWVRVWERTG, from the coding sequence ATGCCGGTCGATCAGTCCCGCCGTCGGCACCTCCTCGTGACTCTCGGAGCCCTCGCCGGAAGCGGCTGTCTCATCGACGATGGTGGGGACGCCGCACCACCAGTGGGAGACCCCGAGAGGTGGCGACTCGTCGTCGACGAGCAGTGGGAGCGGTTCGACACCGACCGGTGGGCCGTCGGCTTCATCGACCGCGAGGAGTGGATTCCCGATGACGACGCGACGGTGAGCAGCGATCACGTCACCGTTCGCGACGGACAGTGTCTCCTCGAGGTCGAGTCGACGGGGGCCGGTCCGGAGGGCTGTTTTCAGGGCGTCATCAATTCGAGCGCTGGGGGCGAGCCACACCACCCGGGTGCGGGGATTCCGATCGATCCCGTCCCGGGGCAGTACGTGGAAGCGAGCTTCAAGCTTCCGGATCGTCGGGGCGTTCTCCCGGGGTTCTGGATGCATCCGGCGAACATGCACTGGCCGCCCGAGATCGATATCATCGAGTTGCTGCCCGACGGGGAATCGGGGCGTGGTGCCCACGTCGACGTGCACTGGAGTCGATCCGGTGAACCAGCCGACATGGAGACCCACGAGCATTCGCCCCAGTCAGTTGACGTCGATTCCACCGTGTCCGAGGAGTTCAACACCTACGGCTGTGCGTGGTTCGAGGACCGCATCGAGTGGTACGTCAACGATCGGCGAGTCCGAACCCTCTCCGGTCCGCCCGCGATGCTTGAGTCACTCACTGCCTCGGCGGCGCGTCCGTTCGGTCTGATCTTCTCCAATCACGTGAATCGCCTTGGCCAGGCACCGCTGGACAAGGAATGGACCGAACAACTGGTGATCGACTGGGTGCGGGTGTGGGAACGGACAGGATAG
- a CDS encoding toxin-antitoxin system TumE family protein has translation MASSDDLDGVSEARKYSDGTVVRVFCMRTDRDAYPSGWAYKLHYGATEPDPPSTLDDGTIRRYDNSHEKTKGHELHVAPDPEPEILEFPGMFERWERFWSEIPKSEFEVE, from the coding sequence ATGGCCTCATCGGACGACCTCGATGGCGTGAGCGAGGCCCGAAAGTACTCTGACGGGACCGTTGTCCGCGTGTTTTGCATGCGGACGGACCGTGATGCGTACCCGTCCGGGTGGGCCTACAAGCTCCACTACGGTGCGACGGAGCCGGACCCGCCCAGCACGCTTGATGATGGAACGATTCGTCGGTACGACAACTCACACGAGAAGACAAAAGGGCATGAACTGCACGTCGCACCGGACCCCGAGCCGGAGATACTCGAGTTTCCCGGAATGTTCGAACGCTGGGAACGGTTCTGGAGCGAGATTCCGAAATCCGAGTTCGAGGTCGAGTGA
- a CDS encoding PQQ-binding-like beta-propeller repeat protein, with protein MTDEPSRRRLLQAAGVAATAGLAGCAEFGGEPSPQETIDCDPVEPASSVSEYATHPDEDVSMFGRGLRRLYYYPDEHVPESVEVNWSMPINYAGHTAAKSSPVPTPAGETIVFAGDKGRVDAYCPDGQKKWSTQTSATELGFHGSAAIVGNTAYIGGYDGDVYALDIDDGEIVWHTPSSELDGTLAVGSSPAYYEGSLYVIAEYGSPSSGALWELDAETGEPLWSDGRIWGQPHPSPTIDLDLGRIVAGSNDGVVYCWEFPSMEFLWEFQADADGEEREGGEFRAGAEIKGTVAAHDGRGYFGSWDNNFYCLDLEDGSEEWAVDTGGSNMSNPAVDPEQDIVYAGGDSGIVRALDAHSGDEIWTADVNGRVVGALTATAGKVLVGSYDSHLYALDRETGERCWRVRNRGRVTSAAVPVDGRVYYAERGVFSNYYDDDEETVLEEPGHAYCLRDAE; from the coding sequence ATGACGGACGAACCGAGCCGCCGCCGACTCCTCCAGGCGGCGGGCGTGGCGGCGACGGCCGGACTCGCGGGCTGTGCGGAGTTCGGCGGCGAGCCGAGCCCCCAGGAGACGATCGACTGTGATCCCGTGGAACCGGCGAGTTCAGTCTCGGAGTACGCGACCCATCCCGACGAGGACGTCTCGATGTTCGGCCGCGGGCTCCGGCGGCTGTATTACTATCCCGACGAGCACGTCCCCGAGTCAGTGGAAGTGAACTGGTCGATGCCGATCAACTACGCGGGGCATACGGCGGCCAAGTCCAGCCCGGTTCCGACGCCCGCCGGAGAGACGATCGTCTTCGCGGGGGACAAGGGACGGGTCGACGCCTACTGCCCGGATGGGCAAAAAAAGTGGAGTACCCAGACCAGTGCGACGGAGCTTGGCTTTCACGGCTCGGCGGCGATCGTCGGCAACACCGCGTACATCGGCGGCTACGACGGCGACGTCTACGCGCTGGATATCGACGACGGCGAGATCGTCTGGCATACGCCCTCCTCGGAGCTCGACGGGACGCTCGCGGTCGGCTCCAGCCCGGCGTACTACGAGGGCTCGCTGTACGTGATCGCGGAGTACGGCAGCCCCTCCTCGGGGGCGCTCTGGGAACTCGACGCCGAGACCGGCGAGCCGCTGTGGAGCGATGGGCGGATCTGGGGCCAGCCCCATCCCTCGCCGACGATCGACCTCGATCTGGGTCGGATCGTCGCGGGCTCGAACGACGGCGTCGTCTACTGCTGGGAGTTCCCCTCCATGGAGTTTCTCTGGGAGTTCCAGGCCGATGCCGATGGCGAGGAACGCGAGGGGGGCGAGTTCCGCGCCGGTGCGGAGATCAAAGGCACTGTTGCCGCCCACGACGGCCGCGGCTATTTCGGCTCGTGGGACAACAACTTCTACTGTCTCGATCTCGAGGACGGCAGCGAGGAGTGGGCGGTCGACACCGGCGGCTCGAACATGTCCAACCCCGCGGTCGACCCCGAGCAGGATATCGTCTACGCGGGCGGCGACAGCGGCATCGTGCGCGCGCTCGATGCCCATTCGGGCGACGAGATCTGGACCGCCGACGTGAATGGGCGCGTGGTCGGCGCGCTCACCGCGACGGCGGGGAAGGTACTCGTGGGCTCGTACGACAGCCACCTCTACGCGCTGGATCGCGAGACCGGCGAGCGTTGCTGGCGCGTCCGGAACCGCGGTCGGGTCACCAGCGCGGCGGTGCCGGTCGACGGCCGCGTCTACTACGCCGAGCGCGGCGTCTTCTCGAACTACTACGATGATGACGAAGAGACGGTTCTGGAGGAGCCGGGCCACGCCTACTGTCTGCGGGACGCGGAGTGA
- a CDS encoding AbrB/MazE/SpoVT family DNA-binding domain-containing protein, protein MSVDDPEVTTVTSKGQITIPSRLRDQFGLEKGTKLMVVPTDYGLVLKKIELPSVAEFQERVAERAEDNELSLGDVNQLVHATRETDE, encoded by the coding sequence ATGAGCGTAGACGACCCTGAAGTGACGACGGTTACCTCGAAGGGACAGATCACGATCCCCAGTCGGCTTCGAGATCAGTTCGGACTCGAAAAAGGAACGAAGCTGATGGTCGTTCCGACGGATTACGGTCTTGTATTGAAAAAAATAGAGCTCCCGTCAGTTGCGGAGTTCCAAGAGCGCGTTGCCGAACGAGCCGAGGATAACGAACTATCGCTCGGAGATGTGAATCAGCTGGTTCACGCCACGCGTGAGACCGACGAATGA
- a CDS encoding putative toxin-antitoxin system toxin component, PIN family, whose protein sequence is MKAVLDTNVLISAAISTGTPHEIVIAGYTNEYQIIASVPTLMEFRKTLQKYPERFGLDDEEIQTEVETLRYFAEFVVPDEDITAVEADPDDDKFLEAAVAGNTDYIISGDQHLLDLESFRGIDIVTPREFFEVLNDR, encoded by the coding sequence ATGAAGGCTGTCCTCGACACGAACGTCCTTATTTCCGCAGCTATCTCGACCGGCACACCGCACGAGATCGTCATAGCGGGATATACGAACGAGTATCAGATCATCGCATCCGTACCGACGCTCATGGAGTTTCGAAAAACATTACAAAAATATCCCGAGCGCTTCGGATTGGATGATGAGGAGATTCAGACTGAAGTCGAAACGCTCCGATACTTTGCGGAATTCGTTGTCCCTGATGAAGACATTACGGCCGTCGAGGCTGACCCGGATGACGACAAGTTCCTTGAGGCAGCTGTGGCAGGCAATACGGATTACATCATCTCCGGTGACCAGCACTTACTCGATCTTGAATCGTTCCGTGGAATCGACATAGTCACACCAAGAGAATTTTTTGAGGTGCTAAATGATCGATGA
- a CDS encoding transcriptional regulator, protein MSTPDYPSGGIDTVRERLNVVTQETRFSLIQDILGHPAQLPTLKELDYVNPGKSQTTIRQHLQKLVTEGIVEEVALPKDQRQNDLPYKFYGLGEDGREFLEEHGLLRAEETLGEIYSTIEKTETIQRYETAPRPGR, encoded by the coding sequence ATGAGTACGCCAGACTACCCGTCGGGCGGGATCGATACGGTGCGGGAACGACTGAACGTCGTCACCCAGGAGACGCGATTCTCGCTGATTCAGGATATCCTCGGGCATCCTGCCCAACTGCCGACGCTGAAGGAACTGGACTACGTCAACCCGGGTAAAAGTCAGACGACGATTCGCCAGCACCTCCAGAAACTCGTCACCGAGGGCATCGTTGAGGAAGTCGCGCTACCGAAAGATCAGCGGCAGAACGACCTCCCGTACAAGTTCTACGGGCTTGGCGAGGATGGCCGTGAGTTCCTGGAAGAACACGGGCTACTCCGTGCGGAGGAAACGCTCGGGGAGATATACAGCACCATCGAAAAAACCGAGACTATCCAGCGGTACGAAACCGCACCGCGGCCCGGCCGCTAA
- a CDS encoding type II toxin-antitoxin system VapC family toxin: MTVIVDTGVLYADHDTDATRHQTASAALETIYDGEYGHPYISEYIYDEAITLARTRTGSFELAQRLGKRLRGGDPYPQAFELLYVSPAELSDAIDVFERYNDQELSFTDATIVALTRRHDIDHVLSFDDDFDGLVPRLDPGDV, encoded by the coding sequence ATGACTGTTATTGTCGATACCGGTGTTCTCTACGCGGACCACGACACTGATGCGACACGACACCAGACCGCGAGTGCGGCACTGGAAACCATCTACGATGGGGAGTACGGACATCCCTACATTTCCGAGTATATCTACGACGAAGCGATTACACTCGCTCGCACCCGCACTGGGTCGTTCGAGCTCGCACAGCGCCTTGGAAAGCGACTTCGAGGGGGCGATCCGTACCCGCAGGCCTTCGAACTACTGTACGTTTCTCCAGCGGAGCTCTCCGACGCCATTGACGTCTTCGAGCGGTATAACGATCAGGAGCTGAGCTTCACCGACGCGACGATCGTGGCGCTGACGCGTCGCCACGATATCGATCACGTCCTGAGCTTCGACGACGATTTCGATGGACTTGTCCCACGGCTTGATCCTGGGGATGTGTAG